The Silene latifolia isolate original U9 population chromosome Y, ASM4854445v1, whole genome shotgun sequence sequence ATTGTAGATAACACTCCATGGTAATCTGAATGAGGCTTGATAGTTGATAAAACATTATCGTTTTCCTTATCTAAATGAAGTTTTATAAACTCGGTCTAATGTCAAGTTTAAATTTTGTTGTAATTGCAACTACTTCAGTAAATTCAACTTTATTGTGATTGCATAGTGGATATTAAAAGTAGTGAGTAATCTAAATGATTCTTTCTACATTTCTTTCATTTGTTTAAGCCAACCTTGTGTGAATTTGGATCTCAGGCATCCAGGTGTAGTTTTTTTTCAtggacttgtattatttctatgCATTAATGCACTTCGTAAATGTCGTCAAAGTTATCAATACCAATTTCTTCAGTAGTGGTATTGAGTATTGACTCTCCTTAAAGATGCTAAGAGTACAAGGGTGATCGATGTAACACCCATTATTCTAATAATTGAGGTTTTAACATAGTATTAATCGGCTGTTGAGACGTTTTTTTCCTATAAAAGTAGTGTATATATGTTAAAACTCAAGTTTACGTAAGCGTTAAAATTAGCCCTATTCCACTTTATGTTATTTAGAACTCAACTTAGCATATTAATGGTCATGGATTCTAACAAGTATATATTGTCCATGAACAGATGAAGCTCACGATTTTACTCTACTTGAATTGTGACATTCGTTGGTTAGACTTTTATTTGCGTTATGAAGAAGTTGTATTAATAAGAAAGTGTAAGTTCGCAATGTTCTTGATTGTACCGGTAAGTTTGTCTTATATCGGTTTAGAACCTTTTCTTGCTCTATAAATATGCAGGCCAACTTAGCAGTGTTGTAGAATTATTAATAAGTTTCTCTTTTGGACAATGAAAGCGTTCGCTTCTTTTTTCTGATTGCAGAAAATTGGAGTGTTACAGAAATTTTGAAGAAAGGAGGCAATAATATTCTGGGATGATGCAATTTTTTTTGAGTAAGTTTGCTTATATCTTAGTACTTGGATGACACTCATAAATTGTGAGATTCTTCTTTAAAGGAGGTTTATTTTCTACAATTGGCACCATATCCCTTTCTAAGTGAATTTGATGGATTTGTAACAAAAATTGCATATTATGATGTCAGATTTATTGCGCTTAGCTTGTGTAGCATGTTGCGAACAAATTGCATAATAAATAAGTGATCATGGAATGGTATTAGCTATCAGTTATCGCAACTTCGATGCAGCTTATACAACAACACTAACATTGTTGTATTTGGTTCTTAGTGTGCTTCGTAGTGTGCATCTCATTAATAAGGCATTTGGTACTTTTGTTCTTAGTGTGCTTCTTTGTTAGACTTCCTTCATTTAAACAAATCCTAGGTTTTTATTTTCATTCTTCTTATCTTCTTATCACTTCCATTGTTTCCATTATTTcatttttatatttatattcatCCGTCTTCCATATGACGCGTAATTTATATATTTGATTTCTTATTTAATTTGTTAGCTAAAACAAGTGCATCAATTTGTCTTAATTTTTTAGAAATTGTTTTCTACTAAAATGTCTTGGCCTAGTGGTTAAGGCAGGAATAAGTTAcggattaaaaaaattaaaaaattcatCATGGTCCTATTTTTCTAAACTTTAGAACTCTTTGAAACATGAGTAATGGACTAATGGTGGTTAACGAAGATGAGTGGTGTACTTGTACATTTTCTTGTATAAGTGGTACCTTTAGGGACATGTAGGATAGCTCATTGAACGTATACACAAATACATGTCAATTTTCAAGTATTTGTTAGTCGTTCATTTAGAATAATATTACGTAAAGCATTGGTAATGAAAGATTGAGCAAATTCTTATTGAGTACAAATTATTATTTCTCAGGCTAgtcgtatacctaccaaaaataaccaactgacactaactaatatagctagggaagtcgggtcgatctccacagggaggcctgttaaaggtccgtctatttggtcacaaaatgggggtttgaaattggttttctaaactataAAGGCTTAAGGGAAAGAGTAGTAAAGAAAGAACAGTACAAAGGCAGAAAAAATGAATAAGATGATCAATAAAGAGGGAACATGCCGGGTTTTGGGTTCATTATGGTAgtctaatgactcaactgcaaatagtctagataatttgttggtaatttaagtgtaattaccggttcattttaGCGTACTCGGGTTTTGTTCGTAGATGGGTAAGTTCGTTATAATATAATGTAAGTTCGGGtagtacggagtgtacacttgCATAATTATTTATGAATTTACGGAATAGTTTTCATTTGAACAACTATGACGGGGGGCTTCGGGGCAATGCCTGGGAAACTTTGGCGGGTTTTAATTCCCACAATAGACATTTAATATGTCGGAATTTGTGAAAAGTTACTACTCTTCACAAATACATCCCCCTACACCATTTCATATCTATATAAATAGAATGGGGTTGAAGATGTTTGGAATACAGACAATCTCATCTTCTGCATCATTGAACAATCTAACAATCTACACACAATACTTCTGAATTACTTCTTTGATTTTGGCTTGTGCCCAAAATCAGAGGGATaccgtcttatctcaataggAAATTTGGTTTAACCTCGGTACAAATAAGggtcgaattgttctattaggaaagcgaAGTCGATTCGGTgcggttaattattgtcaatcctTATTCATGCATACTCAAATTTTCTAACAATCTAATAGAACAATTATCGAAATCTTTCAAGATGACGAATGTTAaggaaatgacaatgaagaaaatATTCTTAAGAATATTTTGATAATGATCGAATCGGTATGTATGATAATAACGGTAGTAGAGTTATGGTGTTGCGGTATTGTTAAACTGGTTTCATAATGGATGATTTAGAAGATGCATACACAACAAAGCGGAAGATGGGAATGCAGTTCATTAAAAGTTATTTTGTCTTGCTAccaccaaaatgataaaatcaAGTTGATATGATATTGGTGTCGAGACACTAGAAATATCATTACAGATAAGTGGACTCGTTCTATTTTAGTATCTTTTCTTTCTGATGCTTGCGGCATTAATTATGATGGTGATAAGTATTTGATAATCACAAATTCATATGATGATGTTCTTTAATCATTAAAATCTAATATGCTTGTGATCCCTCTTATTGTTTCATTATGATGTTTTTCAGTATCATACAAGTTTTATGAGATAAGAATCAATAATCTGGTTTTATTGATATTATAATTTTACCTTGCTTTATTTATACAAATGAAAAGGCCTAAATTGTGATTTACTTTATGATAGCAATCGTCAGTGTACACTTTGTTCACAATGTTTTATACTTTGGTATTTTGCGGTTTATTAGATTGCTTTAAAGTTCATAAAGGTTCTGTGATAATTTTTTGTTTGTTGGTGGTCCACCCTACACAATAGCGGTTAGGCAAATTGTGGGAGGATCCTTTTTGGCTAAATGATTTTTGCCATGCTTAGATATTTACGTTTTTGTGATAACGATACTACTGGTTTGCGAGAGGACCTTAATATATGAATTGGTTTGCAATTATGGAGTAGTGTATGCACTACTAGTACATATTTGTGAAGAAACCTTAAAGTGTTCGGCAATTCATTGTGTATTATAATTATACATGTTGTTTGATGACAAGAGGCATTAAcgacgatgacgatgatgatgattgaTCCTGAATTTTTTTGGGTCATCTGAGATAATTCTATATGCGTAATCGGGACAGATTTGCGGTCACATAGAATTTGGTTTGTGAGTTATGTGTATTCAACTTCAGTGTTATAATCGTACAATGATGGGAGTCCGGATTCCAAAGGACAAAGAAACGGATTTGTAAAAACCGGTAAAAAATGGTTAAGGGGAAGTTATCTTTACATATAAATGGATCATCCAATAAATACATAAGTAAAAtctttatgcatattgatattaACATAACAATATTTTAGTTTTTTGATGAAGTGACATGAGTCTTTTTTTTGGTTCTTGAAATTTTATGGTCGTTTCATGCTAATGATTTTGGTCACTAGTATAGGAACAAAAGCAATTTGGTTTGAGTTCTTTTGTTTATGGTCATTTGCTCTAATGTCGTATTTCAAGATTATTGATAATATGATTTTGTCCTGCACATTTATACGATTCTTCTGATTGGAGTACTTGTAATTATGCATATTATTCATTGTGTTAATATGTGTGATTTTTGGATCAAATGGCTTAGTGTATTTTATCATGATCTTGTTTTGAACGTTGTTAGTCGTTTAAATGCTCAAGTAGTTTGTTCGACATATATTTTATCAATTTGCAATATGATGTTTGACACAAAGTTTGTTAAACGGCATTATCATTATAGTTGCTTTGATCAGTGGAAATTTGATCGTCTGTTTAATATGTTGTTAGTGTGCTAAATATTTTATAGTGtttgtttaacatgttaataatttCTGTTAAACAAGTTAATAATTTCTGTAAAGCTTTTTAAAGTTTGATTATGTAATTGATTTTACCATATAATATTGGGAATGATGGTTTGTGATAACCATGGAGTCATGGCGGTTTAGCCATGTAAGAGGTAAATTGAAAGCATTGAAAGTACAATTATTGAAAATCCGGTTATGGAGTTGTCATTTGTTTTAGGATTAATGACAATTTAATCTTTGACATAGACTAAAGATGATTTACCTTGTAAAAGGGTGGCTCTATCAACAAGTTGTTCTATGAAGGACATGGGGGGTAATACGATCCTTGGCTTCGTATTAGTATCAAGGGTGAGAGTATGATTATTATTCTCTGGTTAATATTCCTAAGGGTTGAGTATGATGTTATCCATTAGTGAAAGTGGAGTCACGACTCGGGTTTTCACAAAGGCTTAATTATTGTAGTTTGACAAGTTGAGTAAGTATACTAGTATAGCTAGTACTCATCTTTAGCAAGCGACTAAGCAAGTGTGACAATAAATGAAGTAAACCATGAATTATGGTTTGTTTTATGTCATTTTCCCTTCGGTTTTAGAGGGATAATATTTTGCAAATTGAAGTACCAAATATAGAAGGTGATTTTCTACTAGTGGTAGTGTATTTTACTTCGGAAAGTACCTTGAATATATGGATTTCCAAGATCGAATTTGCATTATGAATTTGACATTGGAGTTAGTATGCATAGGGTTAGCATATATCTGGTTAAAAGGTTAAGTAGCTGAAGAAAATAATCTGCGATGTTCCTTAAAAGTATTTGACCAATTTCATTCATATAATTTTTGATAGTGAATAAACGTAACGGTGCGCACCAGTTATAACATGGTTTATGGACTATCATAAATGGGAATTGATATTGGTTGTTTTGTGAGATCTCATTTTTTAGTTGATGACTTTGCATAAAGGAGCAATTAGGGACTTGGTTATAAAGTCGCTTCACGGGATGAGACTAAAACTCGTATAAGATCTTTGGTgataggatacccaattcccTCTAATACAATGTTAGAGGCTGAATTCAATGTGGAAGGCCTATTGTTAAGAAATTGAAGCACACACTAATTTATATCCCGAGGTGTGTGCTTAGACTTGCATGTTGTAAGGTTGatcttttgaaaaagtgtgtttgcaAGGACACGATGAAAAGAATCAACCTATATGAACATGAAGTACAGCCGCTTCAAGGGAGTATGGGTTTGACTTCTGATATGTTCATGAATAGATATGGGACACTAGGCTTGAAAATAAGTGTCGGTTTCGTAATTttagaagtaaattaatttatgtgagttatcttcatgtattcaaaatgGGTATAAAGGGTTCAATGCTGAGTCACACCCCGATactcgaatatttggaatgtgtaatttcactaagtggaaattcaatcttcgtgacattttcatttatgcataaattggtatgtttgttaacttatttaaaatcttgaattacgcttaaatgggggaggaatgttggtAATTTAAGTGTAATTACTGGTTCATTTTAGCGTACTCGGGTTTGGTTCGTAGATGGGTAAGTTCGTTATAATATAATGTAAGTTCGGGtagtacggagtgtacacttgCATAATTATTTATGAATTTACTTTAATAGTTTTCATTTGAACAACTATGACGGGGGCTTCGGGCAATGCCCGGAAACTTTGACGTTTTAATTCCCACAATAGACATTTAATATGTCGGAATTTGTGAAAAGTTACTACTCTTCACAAATACATCCCCCTACACCTTTTCATATCTATATAAATAGAATGGGGTTGAAGATGTTTGGAATACAGACAATCTCATCTTCTGCATCATTGAACAATCTAACAATCTACACACAATACTTCTGAATTACTTCTTTGATTTTGGCTTGTGCCCAAAATCAGAGGGATaccgtcttatctcaataggAAATTTGGTTTAACCCGGGTACAAATAAGggtcgaattgttctattaggaaagcgaAGTCGATTCGGtgtggttaattattgtcaatcctTATTCATGCATACTCAAATTTTCTAACAtaatttactgtgagacggatgttgaaaggtccatCCGGtgcactttctatcctagatttccactaacttaacttccgtcctcattagggtagtctactgttcatagcaggtctatttagtcaaatcttccgatccaggaataaatttaaccagattaaagggtaacttagaagcgtgcactcaactaagttggtattataattaaattgccatgggtacatattctcacaaataagtcatctagcCTATTTGCTACATCGTTAcatttctaccatagatcccctaatcccaacatgaaagaaattagttactcatgctattaatgttgtcaagatcaataataatgaaataactaataataaacataatgaaatgataataaaattgcataaataaaaattagggcagaaattaagagaataaaacaacagaattaaagcaaacaaaggaAAAATTAAGATTAAAGGGAGGAAAATATTACAATAacaagaattccggcgtaaagaacacaagatcCGAGCAAAGTAATCCcaaaagcaaagttacagtgaagagtttaagggaaagattaagagaagagaaagtgGCGTAATACAAATGTTAAGCAGTTTAAAACGTAATTAAACCTAATTATTgaaagcttaaatagaaaaactaagTCCATTAACTAAATAAGCAACACAGACTGATTAAAGCTCGTAAAGactcaaaacctctcgatcgagtggtttgagacaactcgatcgaggacttcaccaagtaaaccactcgatcgaccaaaaatgttactcgatcgagtaaacctgatTTCTAGCATTTCGATAGAGTAaaataaattactcgatcgacctcctcagcacgtgaaaccactcgatcgaccaagaaaagcATTTGATCGACTGCCCATTGCATAGGCCAGAGCTGCGTCGGGTCTTTGGCGACCCACGTTTGTGGTATAGCAGGCTGACCACCACCATTACTTCCACCCCCGCGCTGCTGACCGCCGCCGCCTTTGTGCTTTCCTTTGTAACTCGTTTTCTTGCTGTTCTATTGCCAGTACCACGATTAGACTGTCCCGAATTTTCTGACCCATTTGAACCGTCGGTCCAGTTGAAGTTGTTGGGTGGAGCAGCAGCAGGAGCAGCGAGGGCAGCAGCAGTGGTGTCCTGTGTGCGCGCAGACCGGCGGTGCTCTTCCAATTGTAGCATACTCCGAGCCATCTCAAAAGCAGGGAACAATTGATTGATATATGCCCCAACGGTGTCATAAGAAGCAGGAAGTCCACGAACCATTTGCAACACCAACCGTTGATCGGTGACAGAGCTACCGACGTTGGTTAATTGGGTTGCGAGATCTTTTAATTTCTGGCAATAATCGTCCATGGAACCGCATTTGGAGAGCGAAAGGTTGGTAAATTCGTGCTCCAAAGCAGCCGCCCTTGCACCTTTATTGTTGTGAAAGTGATTCTTAAGACGAGTCCAGACCTCATAGGCTGTGGAATCCGTCTCAAGAATGCGAATCAAGAGATCTTCAGATATGGAGCCGTAGATCCATTGAAGTACATGCGCATCGATTTCGCACCTTTCAGCGTATTTGGGGTCGGTGTCTGCCCGAGGGGGAGTCCCATCGATGTGATGGGAAACCTTATATCTTTTCGCATGGAGGGTGAAAAGCTTTACCCATGAAGAGTATGTGATTTTAACGCCGTCAAGCATCCGGATTTTGTGGAGTATATTGTTGACGAAGTAGACATGATGCAATCCGGGCTCGAAGCCCGGATTGAGAGCCAGATGACTCCGTTTGAACGACTTCTCCTACCATGGCCGAAGCTTAAGAGGGAAGGGAAGGAGatcgtttaattttttttttttttttttttttttggagaaaaACCTAGATATTGATACCATGTAAATGATTGAATCCCTGACGATATCATTTCATTGACGAGAATATATAGTACAGTGGTTACAATGTGAACATATCACAACCATATCAAAGATATACATGAATATAGGAAACAACTAAATATACAATATTTACTTCtactaatacatttatttatttagtaATCTTCCCATGATCATATTTATACTTGCACTAGGTTACACATTATTGCTTAATTAGGTAGGATTAAGCACTACCTACTTCGATCCAatgtttaatactccctccaatccaatccaaactacccacTTGCTTTTGGGTGGTCTTCGAGACGACACTTTGACCGCGTTTTTCTTCCTtcgtatataatttttttttttttgcaaaaaatataatttatgaaagatattttcatAATAAAACTAAATATGTAAATTTTATCGTTTAAAGTTTTATATTTTTACGTGGATTAACGGTCAAACTTTTTAAAGTTTGACCTCCAAAAAGCAAgtgggtagtttggattggattggagggagtactttatatcaatcaaaattatccatttctttttaatggTTTAGATATAAAACGATCTAATAATCGCAATTTCGAGCAATGAAGAACGTTTATACTCCGTGGTTGTTAATACAAAGATAAGACTTACATTATTAACATTGCTTAGTATGTTAATCTATCATTAGTAAAAACTCTCAAGGtctaatgttattgttgttgatataGTGTAAAAAGAGCAAAGAATAGTAATATATGAACGTAATTCAAATCCAAGTCATAAATATTACCCATTACCTAAATTTCGAGTTCTGACCAATAACTACAATACAATTCAATCAGTTTAGCTGCTAATAATATctgcaaattcttgtttcagacggccATTTTTCATCTGAACATAAATTCCGAGTTCTGACCAATAATTACAATACGATTCAATCAGTTTAGCTGCTAATAACATctgcaaattcttgtttcagacagACATATGTGACCATTTTGTGGTTAAGTATAACCACAATGGTACAACTAATGTTACAGCTTATATAACTTATTTTTTTAATAATGGTTATATTTAGCtgtaaaataattataaaatttCGTCTTATTACTTCATACTAAAATGACCGATTTAAAGCTCTGAATAACATCATATGCATGTGTACTATTGTACTATATTCAAATTCAAGGAACTAACAAGTGCCCAACAAAGGGAGATGAGAGAGAAACCCTCTCTTATTCCTCTCAAAATCTTAGAAACTTGAAAGAGATCAGAATCATTTTTCTTGGTCCCTTTCTCCAGCAAGCCATCACCTATCCTCTACTACTTTTCCTAATCTTCTTCTCCCATCTCCATCTTTTTGTAGCTTTCTTTTTAGTCCTTTAAATAAAAAGTATTTAGTTTTCTTTCATGATTTTTACCTTCTTGAAGACTAAACTCTAATTTACTCTCCATTTTAGCCTAAGAGAGTTTATTTTAGTTATATGTCTAAGTTAAAGGAGGTTTAAATCAAGAAAGCAAGAGCAATATTTCAAGATTTTATCATCAAATTGATTATAACATCATTGTTGATATTAGATATGTAAGTTTATGATTATGTGTTTGGAGATCTTAATCCTTTTGGATTTCTCCTCAAATCTGTTTTTATTCCTTACACGGTACTTTTGGGGCTTTTTTTGTTTCCCCTCTAAGATCATTCGGGTTTACATTTTTGGATGACTATTTTAGTGTCAAATTGGCACACTGTACAATTTTTGTAAGTAAACCAATTTTGCATTTCATTAGCCTTGGATTTATGTATTTGTTTAATTGtatcttgttgtgagttttttttttcttttttcttgggTTGTTTTTTGTTCAGACTTTCTTTGAGAATGTCTTTTGTTTTGCCTTTTGTAATCTTGATTCTTTTGGTAATTCGAAAGTTTCGACTTTCTTTTACCGCTTACCTAGGATGTTATAGGTCGATTTCGATTAACCTAATttcctttcaaaaaaaataaaaaaataaaaagagtgGCCAACAAGGATTAGTTAGTTGTATATGGACTCCCTCATTGCGCCAACCAAATGGCTTACTTAAAGTGAAACTCATAAAGTCATAATCAACAACTTGAATTTCAACAGATAAAATTACAACCAATTAAAAACACTACAATTTTTTTTGTGTAAGACGGAAATATTGGTCTCAAGCTTAAACGGGTTAATAGGATAAATAAATCAGACAAAAAAAGAGTCTAAAAATTAACAAAACGTTATCCTAATTATACAAGTGAAATGTTATTTAGCCCGTTTATTCTTAAGACGAATAGGTTCGTCTTAGGAGAAACTAATCGAAAAGACTACAATTTGCAAATAAACTACAACTGAGAAGTGGCTAAAATCCAAGGAAAAAACATAGAcattaaggctctgtttggtaaaattatcggaaaaggtagctgaaagcctgaaacctgaaaaggtagctgaaaactgaaaagctaactgaaatctaaaaaggtaactgataaggtagctaaaaattaggaactgataaggtagctgattataagaaaagtttggcaaactaactgaaaaggtaactgattttgatgaaatgacgtaaaaggatatgataattatttaattgtatagatttaaagggtaaaaacggaaaatcaaaccaaatcaggtacctgaaatctcaaatgttaCTCTAGGCatcatttcatttcaggtagcttatttgattaaataagctacttgccaaacgcttacaaaaaaataaggcACCTgaaactttggtcaaataagctattttgaccaaatcaggtacctgaaatgtcttgACAAACGGAGGCTAAGGTAACCATGGTAGATAATTGTGACAGATTAATTGAATAATTTCCTACAAGTTGATTATTCTGCAAGTTGATTATGACATAATTTCCTACATCTTTGTGTGATTAAAACTCCATAAGATGACCATCATTTTGACCATGACTAtctcatttgtcttattcataatCATTACATTATTACTCAAATTATTTCCTACatctttgtgtttttttttcctttgtgTGGCTTCTATTTTCCCTTGTTTTTTTTTCTGTCTCTGATTTTTTATAAGTCTGATTTTTTTACACCATCTGAACAAACAAAACCCATTTACTGATTTGTTGTTCTGTCACCTGAGATGCTCTTTTTTACTGCTTTCATCAGACAGTAAATGTTTCTGGTTTTCAGGTAAACTTTGAAACTTTCTGAATTTCTGCATTTTGAAATTGTTGTATTGCTGTTATATTTTTCTGGGTATGTTTAATGTTAGTTCATTGTATTATTTTGTTGCTGGTAGGCACTAGGGTAATGCTGCTGTCGTCGTTGTTGAGatatgtttgttgttgttgtttaatgTTAGTTTGTTGTATTATTTTGT is a genomic window containing:
- the LOC141628430 gene encoding uncharacterized protein LOC141628430, whose translation is MLDGVKITYSSWVKLFTLHAKRYKVSHHIDGTPPRADTDPKYAERCEIDAHVLQWIYGSISEDLLIRILETDSTAYEVWTRLKNHFHNNKGARAAALEHEFTNLSLSKCGSMDDYCQKLKDLATQLTNVGSSVTDQRLVLQMVRGLPASYDTVGAYINQLFPAFEMARSMLQLEEHRRSARTQDTTAAALAAPAAAPPNNFNWTDGSNGSENSGQSNRGTGNRTARKRVTKESTKAAAVSSAGVEVMVVVSLLYHKHSICRRNVDGEGVDRIKDFDKK